The following proteins are encoded in a genomic region of Betaproteobacteria bacterium:
- a CDS encoding UDP-N-acetylmuramate--L-alanine ligase, translated as MRHKVKHVHFVGIGGAGMSGIAEVMLNLGFQVSGSDIADSGTTARLRAGGATVHIGHDASNVAGADAVVISTAVKQDNAELAAARARRVPIVPRAMMLAELMRLKQGIAVAGTHGKTTTTSLVASVLAEAGMDPTFVIGGRLEAAGSNAKLGRGEFIVVEADESDASFLYLQPVLAVVTNIDADHMETYGHDFARLRQAFVEFLQHLPFYGMAILCMDDPNVRSIIPIVSKPVMTYGLAEEAQVRAMNVRAEGARMRFDVQIAANGSPARKLDVTLNLPGMHNVLNALAAIAVAMEVGASDDAILRALAGFRGVGRRFQRYGEIPLPTGGTFTLVDDYGHHPAEMSATLEAARGAFPGRRLVLAFQPHRYTRTRDLFEDFVKVLSSVDVLLITEVYAAGEAPIVAADGRSLARAVRVLGKVEPIFVEDWKELPAAVLATARDGDVVVTMGAGSVGQVPGMIASAAAQG; from the coding sequence ATGAGACACAAGGTCAAGCACGTTCATTTCGTGGGCATCGGTGGCGCCGGCATGAGCGGAATCGCCGAGGTCATGCTGAACCTGGGGTTCCAGGTGAGCGGTTCCGACATCGCCGACAGCGGCACGACGGCGCGGCTGCGCGCAGGAGGCGCAACGGTGCATATCGGGCACGATGCTTCCAATGTCGCCGGTGCGGACGCGGTGGTGATCTCGACCGCGGTGAAACAGGACAACGCGGAACTCGCTGCCGCGCGCGCCCGCCGGGTTCCGATCGTGCCGCGGGCGATGATGCTCGCCGAACTGATGCGGCTGAAGCAGGGCATCGCGGTGGCCGGCACGCATGGCAAGACGACGACCACGAGCCTCGTGGCGAGCGTGCTGGCCGAAGCGGGGATGGATCCGACGTTCGTGATCGGAGGCCGTCTCGAAGCGGCGGGGTCGAACGCCAAGCTCGGCCGCGGCGAGTTCATCGTCGTGGAGGCCGATGAGTCGGACGCGTCGTTCCTGTATCTCCAGCCGGTGCTGGCGGTGGTCACCAACATCGATGCCGACCACATGGAGACGTACGGCCACGACTTCGCCCGGCTGCGGCAGGCGTTCGTGGAATTCCTGCAGCACCTGCCCTTCTACGGCATGGCGATCCTCTGCATGGACGACCCGAACGTGCGATCGATCATCCCCATCGTGAGCAAACCGGTGATGACCTACGGTCTGGCCGAGGAAGCCCAGGTGCGTGCCATGAACGTCCGGGCCGAGGGTGCCCGCATGCGTTTCGATGTGCAGATCGCCGCCAACGGCTCGCCCGCCCGCAAGCTGGACGTGACGCTGAATCTTCCCGGCATGCACAACGTGCTGAACGCGCTGGCGGCGATCGCCGTGGCCATGGAGGTGGGCGCTTCCGACGACGCGATACTTCGCGCGCTTGCCGGTTTCCGGGGAGTCGGACGGCGTTTCCAGCGATACGGCGAGATTCCCCTGCCGACGGGCGGCACGTTCACCCTGGTCGACGACTACGGCCATCACCCGGCGGAGATGTCGGCGACCCTGGAGGCAGCGCGCGGCGCGTTTCCCGGACGCCGGCTTGTGCTGGCGTTCCAGCCGCATCGCTACACGCGCACGCGCGACCTGTTCGAGGACTTCGTGAAGGTCCTGTCTTCGGTCGATGTGCTGTTGATCACCGAGGTCTACGCGGCGGGCGAAGCGCCCATCGTGGCTGCGGACGGGCGTTCGCTCGCGCGCGCCGTTCGCGTGCTGGGCAAGGTCGAGCCCATCTTCGTGGAGGACTGGAAGGAACTGCCCGCCGCGGTGCTTGCCACGGCCCGGGATGGCGACGTGGTCGTGACCATGGGCGCCGGCTCGGTGGGACAGGTGCCGGGGATGATCGCCTCTGCGGCGGCCCAGGGCTGA
- the murD gene encoding UDP-N-acetylmuramoyl-L-alanine--D-glutamate ligase yields the protein MTAAISGKRILVLGLGLTGLSMIRWLRTQGALVSAADSRLSPPNLVAVRAEMPNLQIHLGPFRAETFTGIDLVAASPGVPLSDAVLARAIAAGTPAVGDIELFAWGLDEYVRQHRLRRPRVIAITGSNGKSTVTEMAGEACREAGLETLVAGNIGLPVLDALSEIEAGTRPLPQAVVLELSSFQLETTSTLRPDAATVLNVSEDHLDRYPGMNQYAWAKSRVFLGARVAIVNRDDPRTTGMVSPNERPWSFGFERPPGEHSWGLLTVGGEEWIAEGDQPVMRTAALKVTGRHNAANAMAVLAVGRAIGLTNEPIVRALERFRGLAHRVEFVAEVEGRRYFDDSKGTNVGATVAALAGMPQPVVLIAGGDGKGQDFSPLGPVAALRARAVILIGRDAPLIEAALAPCGVRVVTADDMDQAVAQAAALSEPGDAVLLSPACASFDMYRNYEHRAEVFRNAVGRLKEGKACSA from the coding sequence ATGACGGCCGCCATCTCGGGCAAGCGCATCCTCGTTCTCGGCCTCGGGCTTACCGGGCTGTCGATGATCCGCTGGTTGCGCACGCAGGGCGCGCTGGTGTCGGCGGCAGACTCGCGGCTTTCGCCGCCGAATCTGGTCGCCGTCCGTGCCGAGATGCCCAATCTGCAGATCCACCTGGGTCCGTTCCGTGCGGAGACGTTCACGGGCATCGATCTCGTTGCCGCGAGTCCCGGCGTGCCGCTGTCCGACGCCGTACTCGCCCGCGCGATCGCTGCCGGCACGCCGGCGGTGGGGGACATCGAACTGTTCGCATGGGGGCTGGACGAGTACGTCCGTCAGCACAGGCTGAGGCGGCCGCGGGTCATCGCCATCACGGGCTCCAACGGCAAGAGCACGGTGACGGAGATGGCGGGCGAGGCCTGCCGGGAGGCGGGGCTGGAAACCCTCGTTGCCGGGAACATCGGCCTGCCGGTGCTGGACGCGCTGAGCGAGATCGAGGCCGGCACGCGTCCGCTGCCGCAGGCGGTCGTGCTCGAACTCTCCAGTTTCCAGCTGGAGACCACCAGCACCCTGCGTCCCGACGCAGCGACCGTGCTCAACGTGTCCGAGGATCATCTCGACAGGTACCCAGGCATGAACCAGTACGCGTGGGCCAAGTCCCGCGTGTTCCTGGGCGCGCGCGTGGCGATCGTCAACCGTGACGATCCGAGGACGACCGGCATGGTGTCGCCCAACGAGAGGCCCTGGTCCTTCGGCTTCGAGCGTCCCCCGGGCGAGCACTCCTGGGGACTGCTCACGGTGGGTGGAGAGGAATGGATCGCCGAGGGCGATCAGCCGGTCATGCGCACGGCCGCACTCAAGGTGACCGGCCGGCACAACGCGGCCAATGCCATGGCCGTGCTGGCCGTCGGACGGGCGATCGGGCTCACCAACGAGCCCATCGTCCGCGCACTGGAGAGGTTCCGGGGCCTGGCTCACCGCGTGGAGTTCGTCGCGGAGGTGGAAGGCCGGCGCTATTTCGACGATTCGAAGGGCACGAACGTGGGCGCCACCGTCGCCGCGCTTGCCGGCATGCCCCAGCCCGTGGTGCTGATCGCGGGGGGCGACGGCAAGGGGCAGGATTTCTCGCCGCTCGGGCCCGTGGCGGCCTTGCGCGCCCGGGCCGTGATCCTCATCGGCCGCGATGCACCGCTCATCGAAGCGGCGCTCGCTCCCTGTGGCGTGCGGGTCGTGACGGCGGACGACATGGACCAGGCGGTCGCGCAGGCCGCCGCGCTGTCGGAGCCGGGCGATGCCGTGCTGCTCTCCCCTGCGTGCGCGAGCTTCGACATGTATCGCAATTACGAGCACCGCGCGGAAGTCTTCCGGAATGCGGTGGGACGGTTGAAGGAGGGCAAGGCATGTTCGGCCTGA
- the ftsL gene encoding cell division protein FtsL, with protein MTRLNFVLLFVAVACSLGAITAQHRARVLFVDLEKEVTAARRLEDDWGRLQLEQSTWAMHQRIELVASKRLQMRVPPAARVRIIETPGPVAQASR; from the coding sequence ATGACCCGCCTCAATTTTGTCCTTCTCTTCGTCGCCGTGGCCTGCTCGCTGGGAGCGATCACGGCCCAGCATCGCGCGCGGGTGCTGTTCGTGGACCTCGAAAAGGAAGTGACGGCCGCCCGCCGCCTCGAAGACGACTGGGGACGGCTGCAACTCGAGCAGAGCACGTGGGCCATGCACCAGCGGATCGAACTGGTGGCCTCGAAACGATTGCAGATGCGGGTTCCGCCGGCGGCGCGCGTGCGCATCATCGAAACGCCCGGCCCCGTGGCGCAGGCTTCGCGATGA
- a CDS encoding phospho-N-acetylmuramoyl-pentapeptide-transferase — MLLALANWLAHDVRAFGVLNYLTLRAVFATMTALIISFIVGPTMIRKLTAYKIGQAVRDDGPQTHLTKAGTPTMGGALILVAIAATTLLWADLSNRLVWVVLIVTLGFGIVGWVDDYRKVVHRNPKGLPARWKYFWQSVIGLAAAIYLNYSSMPGQTEFIVPFFKFVAYPMGALGFIVLSYFVIVGTSNAVNLTDGLDGLAILPTVMVGSALGIFAYVAGNAVFSKYLGFPHIPGAGELTVFCAALAGAGLGFLWFNAYPAEVFMGDVGALALGAALGTVAIIVRQEIVLFIMGGVFVVETLSVMLQVGSYKLTGKRIFRMAPLHHHYELKGWKENQVVVRFWIITMLLVLFGLSTLKLR, encoded by the coding sequence ATGCTGCTCGCACTGGCCAACTGGCTCGCGCACGACGTCCGCGCTTTCGGCGTCCTCAACTACCTCACGCTGCGCGCGGTGTTCGCCACGATGACGGCGCTGATCATCTCCTTCATCGTCGGCCCCACGATGATCCGCAAGCTGACCGCCTACAAGATCGGGCAGGCGGTACGCGACGACGGTCCGCAGACCCATCTCACCAAGGCCGGCACGCCCACCATGGGCGGGGCGCTGATCCTGGTGGCGATCGCGGCGACCACGCTGTTGTGGGCCGACCTTTCCAACCGGCTGGTCTGGGTGGTGCTGATCGTCACGCTCGGCTTCGGCATCGTCGGCTGGGTGGACGACTACCGGAAGGTCGTGCACCGCAATCCGAAGGGGTTGCCCGCGCGCTGGAAATACTTCTGGCAGTCGGTCATCGGCCTGGCGGCCGCCATCTATCTCAACTACTCGTCCATGCCGGGGCAGACCGAATTCATCGTGCCCTTCTTCAAGTTCGTGGCCTACCCGATGGGCGCCCTGGGCTTCATCGTGCTGTCCTACTTCGTCATCGTCGGCACGTCCAACGCCGTCAATCTGACCGACGGGCTGGACGGTCTCGCGATCCTGCCCACCGTCATGGTCGGAAGCGCCCTGGGCATCTTCGCTTACGTGGCCGGCAATGCCGTCTTCTCGAAGTACCTCGGCTTTCCGCACATTCCCGGGGCCGGCGAACTCACCGTGTTCTGCGCGGCGCTGGCGGGCGCCGGACTCGGATTTCTCTGGTTCAACGCCTATCCGGCCGAGGTCTTCATGGGGGACGTGGGCGCGCTCGCGCTGGGAGCGGCACTCGGCACCGTCGCCATCATCGTCCGGCAGGAGATCGTGCTGTTCATCATGGGCGGGGTCTTCGTGGTGGAGACGCTGTCCGTGATGCTGCAGGTCGGCTCGTACAAGCTCACCGGCAAACGCATCTTCCGCATGGCGCCGCTGCACCACCACTACGAATTGAAGGGATGGAAGGAGAACCAGGTGGTGGTCCGTTTCTGGATCATCACGATGCTCCTCGTGCTGTTCGGCCTTTCGACCCTCAAGTTGCGCTGA
- the ftsW gene encoding putative lipid II flippase FtsW, translated as MFGLTLSSPRTTAPLDESLLWSAILLLAFGLVMVYSASIATAEASKLTGFDPTYYLVRHAAFLVVGLAAAYAAFQVPMRWWQQGAPFLFIIAAVLLLLVLIPGIGRVVNGSQRWLRFAGLGFQPSEFAKLAAVLYAADYTVRKAAFMGSFRKGFLPMAVVMLLTGTLLLLEPDFGAFAVITVIAMGLLFLGGMNWRLFASLAVMLLIGFVILIWIAPYRLARVANFLDPWKDPLGSGYQLTHSLIAFGRGEMLGVGLGASVEKLFYLPEAHTDFLLAVIAEELGFVGVAAVLMLFAWLVARAFTVGRQAARLERYYSALVAQGIGLWIGVQAIINIGVNMGVLPTKGLTLPLLSFSSGIVATWVAARRSLAHASSACRFCRNKTAS; from the coding sequence ATGTTCGGCCTGACCCTGTCTTCTCCGCGCACGACCGCGCCGCTCGACGAGTCGCTGCTCTGGTCGGCGATCCTGCTGCTGGCGTTCGGCCTCGTGATGGTCTACTCCGCATCGATCGCCACGGCGGAGGCCTCCAAGCTCACCGGCTTCGACCCGACGTACTACCTTGTCCGGCACGCCGCGTTTCTCGTCGTCGGCCTAGCGGCCGCCTATGCCGCGTTCCAGGTGCCCATGCGCTGGTGGCAGCAAGGCGCGCCGTTCCTGTTCATCATTGCCGCCGTGCTGCTGCTGCTCGTACTGATCCCGGGCATCGGGCGCGTCGTCAACGGAAGCCAGCGCTGGCTGCGTTTCGCCGGACTGGGCTTCCAGCCTTCGGAATTCGCCAAGCTGGCCGCCGTGCTGTACGCGGCGGACTACACGGTCCGCAAGGCGGCGTTCATGGGCAGCTTCCGCAAGGGCTTTCTTCCCATGGCCGTCGTGATGCTGCTCACCGGCACACTGCTGCTGCTGGAACCGGACTTCGGCGCCTTCGCGGTGATCACGGTGATCGCGATGGGCCTGCTGTTCCTCGGCGGGATGAACTGGCGCCTCTTCGCCTCCCTGGCGGTCATGCTCCTGATCGGATTCGTCATCCTCATCTGGATCGCTCCGTACCGGCTCGCCCGCGTGGCGAACTTCCTCGACCCCTGGAAGGATCCGCTCGGCTCCGGCTATCAGCTCACCCATTCGCTCATCGCCTTCGGCCGCGGCGAGATGCTGGGCGTGGGTCTGGGTGCAAGCGTCGAGAAGCTGTTCTATCTGCCCGAAGCCCACACCGACTTCCTGCTTGCCGTCATTGCCGAGGAACTGGGTTTCGTGGGGGTGGCCGCCGTGCTGATGCTGTTTGCCTGGCTCGTGGCTCGCGCCTTCACCGTGGGCAGGCAGGCCGCGCGTCTGGAGCGCTACTACTCGGCACTCGTGGCGCAGGGCATCGGGCTGTGGATCGGCGTGCAGGCCATCATCAACATCGGCGTCAACATGGGCGTGTTGCCCACGAAGGGACTCACGCTCCCCCTGCTGTCCTTCTCCTCCGGCATCGTGGCCACCTGGGTGGCGGCTCGGCGGAGCCTGGCGCATGCCTCCTCCGCGTGCCGATTTTGCCGCAACAAAACCGCCAGCTGA
- the murG gene encoding undecaprenyldiphospho-muramoylpentapeptide beta-N-acetylglucosaminyltransferase has product MARTLLVMAGGTGGHIMPALAVAGEMRARGWSIVWLGSRQGMESDLVPKHGYPMEFIRFAGLRGKGLVRAALLPLNLLIAFWQCARVMFRVRPDAVLGMGGYISFPGGMMAAFLGRPLVLHEQNAIAGLANRVLALVADRRMSGFPGTLRKSEWCGNPVRAEIVGLPSPEQRFEGRTGPLRLLVVGGSLGAQALNDTVPKALALIPESERPRVRHQAGARHIEALKANYAAAGVEGECVSFVDDMAAALGDADCVVCRAGALTIAELAAAGVAALLVPFPHAVDDHQTANARFLAEAGAALLVPQRDLTPQRLSSIVAGFTRGTLLDMARKARSLARPDAARRVADVCAEAASA; this is encoded by the coding sequence ATGGCGCGCACCCTTCTGGTCATGGCGGGCGGTACCGGCGGGCACATCATGCCGGCCCTTGCCGTCGCCGGCGAAATGCGCGCGCGCGGCTGGAGCATCGTCTGGCTCGGTTCGCGGCAAGGCATGGAGTCGGACCTGGTACCCAAGCACGGATACCCGATGGAATTCATCCGCTTCGCCGGACTTCGCGGCAAGGGGTTGGTGCGGGCCGCACTCCTTCCCCTCAATCTGCTGATCGCGTTCTGGCAGTGTGCGCGCGTGATGTTCCGCGTGCGGCCGGACGCCGTGCTGGGCATGGGAGGTTACATCTCGTTCCCGGGGGGCATGATGGCCGCATTCCTGGGCCGGCCCCTCGTCCTCCACGAACAGAACGCGATCGCCGGGCTGGCCAACCGGGTGCTTGCACTCGTCGCTGACCGCCGCATGAGCGGCTTTCCCGGGACGCTGCGCAAGTCGGAGTGGTGTGGCAACCCGGTGCGCGCCGAGATCGTGGGCCTGCCTTCGCCCGAGCAGCGGTTCGAAGGCCGTACGGGACCTCTGCGCCTGCTGGTCGTGGGCGGCAGCCTCGGCGCGCAGGCGCTGAACGATACCGTGCCGAAGGCGCTCGCTCTCATTCCGGAGAGCGAGCGGCCCCGCGTGCGCCATCAGGCCGGTGCGCGGCACATCGAGGCGCTCAAGGCGAACTACGCAGCAGCGGGTGTCGAGGGCGAGTGCGTCTCCTTCGTGGACGACATGGCGGCGGCACTGGGCGATGCGGACTGCGTCGTCTGCCGCGCTGGCGCGCTGACCATCGCCGAACTCGCCGCCGCGGGCGTCGCCGCGCTGCTCGTGCCGTTCCCCCATGCCGTGGACGACCACCAGACCGCCAACGCGCGCTTCCTCGCGGAAGCGGGCGCGGCACTGCTGGTGCCACAGCGCGACCTCACGCCGCAACGGCTCTCTTCCATCGTCGCGGGCTTCACGCGCGGCACTCTGCTCGACATGGCGCGCAAGGCGCGATCTCTCGCGCGACCGGACGCGGCCCGCAGGGTGGCGGACGTGTGCGCCGAGGCGGCATCGGCCTGA
- a CDS encoding penicillin-binding protein 2 — translation MSPDSHPHLSLKLPVWRTRLVLAFMVFAFFGLGLRAVVLQGMQTDELQAQGAMRYGRLLEMPAHRGMITDRNGEPLAVSTPVESVAFGPSKFPVEPEQRAQLARLLEMDRSELEHRIETGHKSFVYLKRHLPPEQAARVMQLGIPGVFTQREHRRYYPAGDVMAHVLGFTDVDDQGREGLELAFQEWLAGRPGSRRVIQDRRGRVIEDVESVRAPRQGRDLALSIDLKLQYLAYRELKNAVSVHRAKAGSIVVLDVTTGEVLALANAPTYNPNNRARYDTDRARNRALVDLFEPGSTLKPFTVAAALESGQYRPDSVIETAGGALTLAGHTIRDAHPGGNLTVSQVIQKSSNVGTARMALSLPSKNIWDVLSESGFGTVPRVGFPGEAGGRLRDPRNWRPIEQATMSYGHGISVSLVQLARAYTIFCGNGELVPLSLVKRGEQPPSVPVISAPTAHALRDMLQLVTQPGGTAPRAQIAGYRVAGKTGTAHKLVNGAYAADRYASSFVGFAPATHPRLVVAVLIDEPSAGQYYGGQVAAPVAAAVLSGALRVLSVPPDLPVPRTPLPETLDDIAEEV, via the coding sequence ATGAGTCCCGATTCCCATCCTCACCTGTCGCTCAAGCTGCCCGTCTGGCGTACCCGGCTGGTGCTCGCCTTCATGGTGTTTGCGTTCTTCGGGCTGGGTTTGCGCGCTGTCGTCCTGCAGGGCATGCAGACGGACGAACTGCAGGCGCAGGGCGCGATGCGCTACGGCCGCCTGCTGGAGATGCCTGCACACCGGGGAATGATCACCGACCGCAATGGCGAGCCTCTGGCGGTATCGACCCCTGTGGAGTCCGTCGCGTTCGGCCCGTCCAAGTTCCCCGTCGAGCCCGAGCAGCGCGCGCAGCTCGCGCGTCTGCTGGAGATGGATCGCAGCGAACTCGAGCACCGCATCGAGACCGGTCACAAGAGCTTCGTCTATCTCAAGCGGCACCTGCCGCCCGAGCAGGCTGCGCGTGTGATGCAGCTGGGCATCCCCGGTGTGTTCACTCAGCGCGAGCATCGCCGCTACTACCCTGCAGGTGACGTGATGGCCCATGTGCTGGGCTTCACCGACGTGGACGATCAGGGGCGCGAAGGGCTGGAGCTCGCGTTCCAGGAGTGGCTTGCCGGCCGACCGGGCAGCCGCCGCGTGATCCAGGACCGGCGCGGACGCGTGATCGAGGACGTCGAGAGTGTCCGCGCACCTCGCCAGGGACGGGACCTCGCGCTGTCGATCGATCTCAAGCTCCAGTATCTCGCTTACCGTGAACTGAAGAACGCCGTCTCCGTGCATCGTGCCAAGGCCGGCAGCATCGTCGTGCTGGATGTCACGACGGGAGAGGTGCTGGCGCTGGCGAACGCACCGACCTACAACCCCAACAACCGGGCACGTTACGACACCGACCGGGCACGCAACCGGGCACTGGTGGACCTTTTCGAACCGGGATCGACGCTCAAGCCCTTCACCGTGGCCGCTGCGCTCGAGTCCGGACAGTACCGGCCCGATTCCGTCATCGAGACCGCCGGCGGTGCGCTCACGCTCGCCGGACATACCATCCGCGACGCGCACCCGGGCGGCAATCTCACCGTGTCGCAGGTGATCCAGAAGTCCTCCAATGTCGGAACGGCGCGCATGGCGCTGTCGCTGCCCTCGAAGAACATCTGGGACGTGCTGTCCGAATCGGGCTTCGGCACCGTGCCCCGCGTCGGGTTTCCGGGAGAGGCCGGCGGCCGCTTGAGGGACCCGCGCAACTGGCGCCCCATCGAGCAGGCGACGATGAGCTATGGCCACGGCATCTCCGTGAGCCTGGTGCAGCTCGCCCGTGCCTACACGATCTTCTGCGGCAACGGCGAACTCGTTCCGCTCTCGCTCGTGAAGAGGGGCGAGCAGCCGCCGAGCGTGCCAGTCATCTCGGCACCGACCGCTCATGCGTTGCGGGACATGCTGCAACTCGTGACGCAGCCCGGGGGTACGGCGCCGCGCGCCCAGATCGCGGGGTATCGCGTCGCCGGAAAGACGGGCACCGCCCACAAGCTCGTCAACGGTGCGTATGCGGCAGATCGCTACGCGTCGTCGTTCGTCGGATTCGCCCCCGCCACGCATCCGCGGCTGGTCGTGGCCGTCCTCATCGACGAGCCCAGCGCGGGCCAGTACTACGGCGGACAGGTGGCCGCACCGGTGGCCGCAGCGGTGCTGTCGGGCGCGTTGCGCGTGCTGTCCGTACCGCCCGACCTGCCCGTGCCGCGCACGCCGCTGCCGGAAACGCTCGACGACATTGCGGAGGAAGTATGA
- a CDS encoding D-alanine--D-alanine ligase: protein MTKPTDFGKVAVLFGGRSAEREISILSGTAVLAALQGAGVDAHAFDPAQRELLDLRRDGFDRVFIALHGRYGEDGTVQGALELLGIPYTGSGVMASALCMDKVRTKMVWVANGLPTPKWEVLAATSDWNAVCATLGLPLIVKPAREGSTIGLTKVTRPDQLPDAYALAARHDRLILAEEFVAGQELTAAFLDDEALPLIRIEAPQGNYDYQNKYFSDETKYHCPCGLDAAEEMRLRALVMRAAAALGCEGWGRADLIRRADGSVSLLEMNTSPGMTGHSLVPMAAKVAGIDFTALVLRILESAHVG from the coding sequence GTGACGAAGCCGACCGATTTCGGCAAGGTGGCGGTGCTGTTCGGCGGACGGTCCGCGGAGCGCGAGATCTCCATTCTGTCGGGCACCGCTGTGCTGGCCGCGCTGCAGGGGGCGGGCGTGGACGCGCACGCCTTCGATCCGGCGCAGCGCGAACTGCTGGACCTCAGGCGTGACGGCTTCGACCGGGTCTTCATCGCGCTGCACGGGCGCTATGGCGAGGACGGTACCGTCCAGGGGGCGCTCGAGCTGCTGGGCATTCCCTACACGGGCAGCGGTGTCATGGCCTCCGCGCTGTGCATGGACAAGGTGCGGACCAAGATGGTGTGGGTGGCGAACGGCCTGCCGACGCCGAAGTGGGAGGTGCTGGCCGCGACGTCCGACTGGAATGCGGTGTGCGCCACGCTGGGTCTGCCGCTCATCGTGAAGCCGGCACGCGAGGGGTCCACGATCGGGCTCACCAAGGTGACCCGCCCCGACCAGCTGCCGGATGCCTACGCGCTGGCCGCCAGGCATGACCGGCTCATCCTCGCCGAGGAGTTCGTCGCCGGCCAGGAACTCACCGCGGCGTTTCTGGACGATGAGGCGCTGCCGCTCATCCGCATCGAGGCACCCCAAGGCAACTACGACTACCAGAACAAGTACTTCAGCGACGAGACGAAGTACCACTGCCCCTGCGGACTAGATGCCGCCGAGGAGATGCGTCTGCGCGCGCTGGTGATGCGTGCCGCGGCCGCGCTGGGATGCGAAGGCTGGGGCCGCGCCGATCTCATCCGCCGGGCCGACGGCAGCGTCTCCCTGCTCGAGATGAACACGTCGCCGGGAATGACCGGGCACAGTCTCGTGCCGATGGCGGCCAAGGTCGCGGGCATCGATTTCACCGCGCTCGTGCTGCGCATCCTGGAGTCCGCGCATGTGGGATAG
- a CDS encoding UDP-N-acetylmuramoyl-tripeptide--D-alanyl-D-alanine ligase: MFDLSEPSAFIGARHQGPDSRVLAVTTDSRAIRRGDLFVALKGERFDGHAFVDAALAAGAAGAVVSNPASVATHEAPLLVVPDTRIALGELGAWWRDRFDIPVVGVTGSNGKTSVKEMIAAILRQHAGADGVLATEGNLNNDIGLPLMLLRLRAQHRYAIFEMGMNHLGEISYLTALARPTVAVINNAGVAHIGELGSRENIARAKGEILEGLETAGTRVLNADDDFYPYWAGLRTDTRLVRFGVGHPADVSATYELTNGGSLLTLQTPSGPSIARLHVPGLHNVRNALAAAAVACVLGIPAATIARGLSAYQGVKGRLQSKIGPGGSVVVDDTYNANPDSMKAAIAWLAQAHGKRMLVMGDMGELGPDAAAMHADVGLFARTQGIDRLYALGETSRRSVEAFGAEGRHYDDVESLVRDVAGACDNDTTVLVKGSRFMKMERVVDALVGGTTTVGEH, from the coding sequence GTGTTTGATCTCTCCGAACCTTCCGCGTTCATCGGCGCCCGGCACCAGGGCCCCGACAGCCGGGTCCTCGCCGTGACCACGGACAGCCGTGCGATCCGCAGGGGCGATCTGTTCGTCGCCCTCAAGGGTGAACGCTTCGATGGCCATGCGTTCGTCGACGCTGCGCTCGCCGCGGGGGCAGCCGGGGCTGTCGTCAGCAACCCCGCGAGTGTGGCCACTCACGAGGCGCCGCTGCTGGTGGTGCCTGATACGCGCATCGCGCTGGGAGAGCTCGGCGCATGGTGGCGCGACCGGTTCGACATTCCGGTCGTGGGCGTGACCGGCAGCAACGGCAAGACCAGCGTGAAGGAGATGATCGCGGCCATCCTGCGCCAGCACGCGGGTGCCGACGGCGTGCTGGCGACCGAGGGCAATCTGAACAACGACATCGGGCTCCCCCTCATGCTGCTGCGGCTGCGGGCCCAACATCGATACGCCATCTTCGAGATGGGCATGAACCATCTGGGCGAGATCTCCTACCTGACGGCGCTTGCGCGGCCCACCGTGGCGGTCATCAACAACGCGGGTGTCGCCCACATCGGCGAACTCGGTTCGCGCGAGAACATCGCCCGTGCGAAGGGCGAGATTCTCGAAGGGCTCGAAACCGCGGGCACGCGTGTGCTGAATGCCGACGACGACTTCTACCCCTACTGGGCGGGGCTGCGCACCGACACGCGCCTGGTCCGCTTCGGCGTGGGACACCCGGCCGACGTGTCGGCCACGTACGAACTCACCAACGGCGGCAGTCTGCTCACACTGCAGACGCCCTCCGGGCCTTCGATCGCGCGCCTGCACGTGCCCGGGCTCCACAACGTTCGCAACGCCCTCGCGGCCGCGGCCGTGGCCTGCGTCCTTGGAATTCCCGCGGCGACCATCGCGCGGGGCCTCAGCGCGTATCAGGGCGTCAAGGGCCGGCTGCAATCCAAGATCGGTCCCGGTGGAAGCGTCGTCGTCGACGACACGTACAACGCCAACCCGGACTCCATGAAGGCGGCGATCGCCTGGCTCGCGCAGGCCCACGGCAAGCGGATGCTCGTCATGGGCGACATGGGCGAACTGGGACCCGATGCGGCGGCAATGCACGCCGATGTGGGTCTCTTCGCGAGAACGCAGGGCATCGACCGCCTCTACGCGCTGGGCGAGACGAGCCGGCGCAGCGTCGAGGCGTTCGGCGCCGAAGGCAGGCACTACGACGACGTCGAATCTCTCGTGCGGGACGTTGCCGGTGCGTGCGACAACGACACGACCGTGCTGGTGAAGGGATCGCGCTTCATGAAGATGGAGCGCGTCGTCGATGCCCTGGTCGGGGGCACGACCACCGTGGGTGAACACTGA